The Camelus dromedarius isolate mCamDro1 chromosome 8, mCamDro1.pat, whole genome shotgun sequence genome includes a window with the following:
- the LZTS2 gene encoding leucine zipper putative tumor suppressor 2 isoform X1 has translation MAIVQTLPVPLEPAPEAATAPQAPVMGSVSSLISGRPCPGGPAPPRHHGPPGPTFFRQQDGLLRSGYEAQEPLCPAVPPRKAVPGTSFTYVNEDFRTESPPSPSSDIEDAREQRARNAHLRGPPPKLIPVSGKLEKNMEKILIRPTAFKPVLPKPRGAPSLPSFLGPRAAGLSGSQGSLTQLFGGPASSSSSSSSSAADKPLTLSGWASGCPSGTLSDSGRNSLSSLPTYSTGGAEPATSSPGGHLPSHGPGRGALPGPARGAPAGPSYSDSGRSSSSKSTGSLGGRVAGGLLGSGPRASPDSSSCGERSPPPPPPPPPPSDEALLHCVLEGKLRDREAELQHLRDGLDENEVTMCQAYEERQRHWQREREALREDGVAQAQRAQRAQQLLQLQVFQLQQEKRQLQDDFAQLLQEREQLERRCATFEREQRELGPRLEETKWEVCQKSGEISLLKQQLKESQAELVQKGSELVALRVALREARAALRVSEGRARGLQEAARTRELELEACSQELQRHRQEAERLREKAGQLDTEAAGLREPPVPPATADPFLLAESDEAKAQRAAAGVGGSLRAQVERLRAELQRERRRGEEQRDSFEGERLAWQAEKEQVIRYQKQLQHNYIQMYRRNRQLEQELQQLSLELEARELADLGLAEPSPCICLEEITATEI, from the exons ATGGCCATTGTGCAGACACTGCCGGTGCCACTCGAGCCCGCTCCTGAGGCCGCCACTGCCCCACAAGCTCCAGTCATGGGCAGCGTGAGCAGCCTCATCTCGGGCCGGCCCTGCCCCGGGGGGCCGGCTCCTCCCCGCCACCACGGCCCCCCGGGGCCTACCTTCTTCCGCCAGCAGGATGGGCTGCTGCGAAGTGGCTATGAGGCACAGGAGCCGCTCTGCCCAGCTGTGCCTCCCAGGAAGGCTGTCCCTGGCACCAGCTTTACCTACGTCAACGAGGACTTCCGGACAGAGTCACCCCCCAGCCCAAGCAGTGACATTGAAGATGCCCGAGAGCAGCGGGCACGCAATGCCCATCTCCGAGGCCCCCCACCCAAGCTCATCCCCGTCTCTGGAAAGCTGGAGAAG AACATGGAGAAAATCCTGATCCGCCCAACAGCCTTCAAGCCAGTGCTGCCCAAACCTCGAGGGGCACCATCCCTACCTAGCTTCCTGGGTCCTCGGGCTGCTGGACTGTCGGGGAGCCAAGGCAGCCTAACACAGCTGTTTGggggccctgcctcctcctcctcttcctcctcctcctcggcaGCCGACAAACCTCTGACGCTGAGTGGCTGGGCCAGCGGCTGCCCGTCGGGGACGCTATCCGACTCCGGCCGAAACTCACTGTCCAGCTTGCCTACTTACAGCACCGGGGGTGCAGAGCCAGCCACTAGCTCCCCAGGCGGGCACCTGCCCTCCCACGGCCCTGGGAGGGGGGCACTGCCTGGGCCAGCCCGAGGGGCCCCTGCTGGGCCCTCCTACTCTGACAGCGGTCGATCGTCCTCCAGCAAGAGCACAGGCTCCCTGGGGGGCCGCGTGGCTGGGGGGCTCTTGGGCAGCGGTCCCCGGGCCTCCCCTGACAGCAGTTCCTGTGGGGAacgctccccaccccctcccccaccccctccacccccttcgGATGAGGCCCTGCTGCACTGTGTCCTCGAAGGAAAGCTCCGAGACCGGGAGGCAGAGCTGCAGCATCTGCGGGACGGTCTGGACGAGAATGAGGTGACCATGTGCCAG GCGTATGAGGAACGGCAGCGGCACTGGCAGCGCGAGCGCGAGGCCCTGCGAGAGGACGGTGTGGCCCAGGCGCAGCGGGCACAGCGGGCCCAACAGCTGCTGCAGCTTCAGGTGTTCCAGCTTCAGCAGGAGAAGCGGCAGCTGCAGGACGACTTTGCGCAGCTGCTGCAGGAACGTGAGCAGCTGGAGCGGCGCTGCGCCACCTTTGAGCGGGAGCAGCGGGAGCTCGGGCCTCGACTCGAGGAGACCAAGTGGGAG GTGTGCCAGAAGTCAGGCGAGATTTCTCTACTGAAGCAGCAACTGAAGGAGTCTCAAGCAGAGCTGGTGCAGAAGGGCAGTGAGCTGGTGGCGCTGCGAGTGGCACTTCGGGAGGCTCGGGCGGCGCTGCGAGTCAGTGAGGGCCGGGCACGGGGCCTCCAGGAGGCTGCCCGAACtcgggagctggagctggaggccTGTTCTCAGGAGCTGCAGCGGCACCGCCAGGAGGCCGAGCGGCTGCGGGAGAAAGCTGGGCAGTTGGACACTGAGGCGGCCGGTCTCCGGGAACCTCCTGTGCCACCTGCCACTGCTGACCCATTCCTCCTGGCAGAGAGTGATGAGGCCAAGGCACAGCGGgcagcagctggggtggggggcagcctgCGGGCCCAGGTGGAGCGGCTCCGGGCAGAGCTACAGCGGGAGCGACGGAGGGGCGAGGAGCAGCGGGACAGCTTTGAAGGGGAGCGGCTGGCCTGGCAGGCGGAGAAGGAGCAGGTGATCCGCTACCAGAAGCAGCTGCAGCACAACTACATCCAGATGTACCGTCGCAACCGGCAGCTGGAGCAGGAGCTTCAACAGCTCAGCCTGGAGCTGGAGGCCCGGGAACTCGCTGACCTGGGTCTGGCGGAGCCGTCTCCCTGCATCTGCCTGGAGGAGATCACTGCCACCGAAATCTAG
- the LZTS2 gene encoding leucine zipper putative tumor suppressor 2 isoform X2 — protein MAIVQTLPVPLEPAPEAATAPQAPVMGSVSSLISGRPCPGGPAPPRHHGPPGPTFFRQQDGLLRSGYEAQEPLCPAVPPRKAVPGTSFTYVNEDFRTESPPSPSSDIEDAREQRARNAHLRGPPPKLIPVSGKLEKNMEKILIRPTAFKPVLPKPRGAPSLPSFLGPRAAGLSGSQGSLTQLFGGPASSSSSSSSSAADKPLTLSGWASGCPSGTLSDSGRNSLSSLPTYSTGGAEPATSSPGGHLPSHGPGRGALPGPARGAPAGPSYSDSGRSSSSKSTGSLGGRVAGGLLGSGPRASPDSSSCGERSPPPPPPPPPPSDEALLHCVLEGKLRDREAELQHLRDGLDENEAYEERQRHWQREREALREDGVAQAQRAQRAQQLLQLQVFQLQQEKRQLQDDFAQLLQEREQLERRCATFEREQRELGPRLEETKWEVCQKSGEISLLKQQLKESQAELVQKGSELVALRVALREARAALRVSEGRARGLQEAARTRELELEACSQELQRHRQEAERLREKAGQLDTEAAGLREPPVPPATADPFLLAESDEAKAQRAAAGVGGSLRAQVERLRAELQRERRRGEEQRDSFEGERLAWQAEKEQVIRYQKQLQHNYIQMYRRNRQLEQELQQLSLELEARELADLGLAEPSPCICLEEITATEI, from the exons ATGGCCATTGTGCAGACACTGCCGGTGCCACTCGAGCCCGCTCCTGAGGCCGCCACTGCCCCACAAGCTCCAGTCATGGGCAGCGTGAGCAGCCTCATCTCGGGCCGGCCCTGCCCCGGGGGGCCGGCTCCTCCCCGCCACCACGGCCCCCCGGGGCCTACCTTCTTCCGCCAGCAGGATGGGCTGCTGCGAAGTGGCTATGAGGCACAGGAGCCGCTCTGCCCAGCTGTGCCTCCCAGGAAGGCTGTCCCTGGCACCAGCTTTACCTACGTCAACGAGGACTTCCGGACAGAGTCACCCCCCAGCCCAAGCAGTGACATTGAAGATGCCCGAGAGCAGCGGGCACGCAATGCCCATCTCCGAGGCCCCCCACCCAAGCTCATCCCCGTCTCTGGAAAGCTGGAGAAG AACATGGAGAAAATCCTGATCCGCCCAACAGCCTTCAAGCCAGTGCTGCCCAAACCTCGAGGGGCACCATCCCTACCTAGCTTCCTGGGTCCTCGGGCTGCTGGACTGTCGGGGAGCCAAGGCAGCCTAACACAGCTGTTTGggggccctgcctcctcctcctcttcctcctcctcctcggcaGCCGACAAACCTCTGACGCTGAGTGGCTGGGCCAGCGGCTGCCCGTCGGGGACGCTATCCGACTCCGGCCGAAACTCACTGTCCAGCTTGCCTACTTACAGCACCGGGGGTGCAGAGCCAGCCACTAGCTCCCCAGGCGGGCACCTGCCCTCCCACGGCCCTGGGAGGGGGGCACTGCCTGGGCCAGCCCGAGGGGCCCCTGCTGGGCCCTCCTACTCTGACAGCGGTCGATCGTCCTCCAGCAAGAGCACAGGCTCCCTGGGGGGCCGCGTGGCTGGGGGGCTCTTGGGCAGCGGTCCCCGGGCCTCCCCTGACAGCAGTTCCTGTGGGGAacgctccccaccccctcccccaccccctccacccccttcgGATGAGGCCCTGCTGCACTGTGTCCTCGAAGGAAAGCTCCGAGACCGGGAGGCAGAGCTGCAGCATCTGCGGGACGGTCTGGACGAGAATGAG GCGTATGAGGAACGGCAGCGGCACTGGCAGCGCGAGCGCGAGGCCCTGCGAGAGGACGGTGTGGCCCAGGCGCAGCGGGCACAGCGGGCCCAACAGCTGCTGCAGCTTCAGGTGTTCCAGCTTCAGCAGGAGAAGCGGCAGCTGCAGGACGACTTTGCGCAGCTGCTGCAGGAACGTGAGCAGCTGGAGCGGCGCTGCGCCACCTTTGAGCGGGAGCAGCGGGAGCTCGGGCCTCGACTCGAGGAGACCAAGTGGGAG GTGTGCCAGAAGTCAGGCGAGATTTCTCTACTGAAGCAGCAACTGAAGGAGTCTCAAGCAGAGCTGGTGCAGAAGGGCAGTGAGCTGGTGGCGCTGCGAGTGGCACTTCGGGAGGCTCGGGCGGCGCTGCGAGTCAGTGAGGGCCGGGCACGGGGCCTCCAGGAGGCTGCCCGAACtcgggagctggagctggaggccTGTTCTCAGGAGCTGCAGCGGCACCGCCAGGAGGCCGAGCGGCTGCGGGAGAAAGCTGGGCAGTTGGACACTGAGGCGGCCGGTCTCCGGGAACCTCCTGTGCCACCTGCCACTGCTGACCCATTCCTCCTGGCAGAGAGTGATGAGGCCAAGGCACAGCGGgcagcagctggggtggggggcagcctgCGGGCCCAGGTGGAGCGGCTCCGGGCAGAGCTACAGCGGGAGCGACGGAGGGGCGAGGAGCAGCGGGACAGCTTTGAAGGGGAGCGGCTGGCCTGGCAGGCGGAGAAGGAGCAGGTGATCCGCTACCAGAAGCAGCTGCAGCACAACTACATCCAGATGTACCGTCGCAACCGGCAGCTGGAGCAGGAGCTTCAACAGCTCAGCCTGGAGCTGGAGGCCCGGGAACTCGCTGACCTGGGTCTGGCGGAGCCGTCTCCCTGCATCTGCCTGGAGGAGATCACTGCCACCGAAATCTAG